Proteins encoded by one window of Halichondria panicea chromosome 8, odHalPani1.1, whole genome shotgun sequence:
- the LOC135339896 gene encoding serine/arginine repetitive matrix protein 1-like isoform X1, which translates to MYNGIGLTTPRGSGTSGYVQRNFAAIKPRKEKIEYKTGEDLARLERTLHREPNKEILEHSWKRSIELKCVVLQEELEEKGGYSEAEIQEKVANLRTSLLGNGYQSVGGSTNDTHQCAEANLKKNKELRRAFGIRENYVDGSSFSVMGKPEEAPEAAPEKVEESAPEVSRKRKPEASPSPDLSSDTESSSSEEEQRKKRRKHKSSHKKSKKSRKHKKARRHEATSSDEDEEISTKHSKKHKKNKESKKRKRRRRSPSSSLSSESGEASPFPQRKHSPPQERHDSSSEHEDSPPVIKMQPSPSPPQRRRNFPSPPPRRRRDSPSPPPRGRRDSPSPPPRRRKNSPLQPPRRRKDSPSPPPRRRRDSPSPPPRRRRDSPSPPPRRRRDSPSPPPRRRRDSPSPPPHMTKDSPSPPPHKRREFPSPPPRRRRESPSPPPRRRRGSPSPSQHIKRDSPSPPPRMRKNLPSPPPRRRRESPSPPPRRRRESPSRRRRDSPSPPQRIKRDSPSPPPRMKKNLPSPPPRKRRESPSPPPRRRRDSPSPPPRRRRGSSSPPRMRKNLPSPPPRRRRDTPSPPSRRRRDTPSPPPRRRRDTPSPPPRHEKSLQEGQQGQRKRSHRSITPPQIISSSRNKTRQSSSSESSNGSSNSDSDHSSPKKLVQKKQVSSSDTDSDASSPPRKRRQSSADKSRDSADSSSAPSASPEPRRRRDYSPEIKSRERRYRHDSRSPRRRSGRRDRSRERDRSFDRYRRRSSPGRRDYYRGGR; encoded by the exons ATGTATAACGGGATCGGACTGACGACGCCCCGAGGCTCCGGCACTAGCGGCTACGTGCAGAGGAACTTTGCGGCCATCAAACCGCGCAAAGAAAAG ATTGAGTACAAGACAGGCGAGGACCTTGCCCGACTAGAGCGGACTCTGCACCGGGAGCCCAACAAGGAGATCTTGGAGCACTCGTGGAAGAGAAGCATTGAGCTCAAGTGTGTCGTGTTGCAGGAGGAGCTGGAGGAAAAGGGCGG CTACTCCGAGGCTGAGATACAAGAGAAGGTTGCTAACCTGCGGACTAGCCTACTGGGTAATGGCTACCAGAGTGTGGGGGGCAGCACCAATGATACACATCAGTGTGCCGAGGCTAACCTCAAGAAGAACAAAGAGTTGAGGAGAGCATTCGGTATACGGGAGAACTATGTTGATGGCAGCTCCTTCAGTGTGATGGGGAAACCAGAGGAAGCCCCTGAGGCTGCGCCTGAGAAGGTGGAGGAATC TGCCCCAGAGGTTAGTCGGAAGAGGAAGCCCGAGGCCAGCCCCTCTCCTGATTTGTCCAGTGATACCGAGTCCTCGTCCAGTgaggaggaacaaagaaagaaaagaagaAAGCACAA ATCCTCTCACAAGAAGAGTAAGAAATCTCGAAAGCACAAGAAAGCAAGGAG ACATGAAGCTACTAGCTCTGATGAGGATGAAGAAATATCGACAAAGCACTCCAAGAAACATAAGAAAAATAAGGAGAGTAAAAAACGCAAGAGACGCAGGAGATCGCCTTCGTCTAGTCTATCGTCAGAATCTGGCGAGGCCTCTCCGTTTCCACAACGAAAACACTCACCCCCACAAGAGCGCCATGACTCCTCTTCAGAGCACGAGGATTCACCACCAGTAATAAAGATGCAACCTTCACCCTCTCCAccacaaagaagaagaaactTTCCCTCACCCCCGCCACGCAGGAGAAGGGACTCTCCCTCACCACCTCCACGCGGGAGAAGGGACTCCCCCTCACCACCTCCACGCAGGAGAAAGAACTCCCCCTTACAACCTCCACGCAGGAGAAAGGACTCCCCTTCACCACCTCCACGCAGGAGAAGGGACTCCCCCTCACCACCTCCACGCAGGAGAAGGGACTCCCCTTCACCACCTCCACGCAGGAGAAGGGACTCCCCTTCACCACCTCCACGCAGGAGAAGGGACTCCCCCTCACCTCCTCCACACATGACTAAAGACTCCCCCTCACCACCTCCACACAAAAGAAGGGAATTCCCTTCACCACCTCCACGTAGAAGAAGGGAATCTCCCTCACCACCTCCACGTAGAAGAAGGGGCTCCCCCTCACCTTCTCAACACATAAAAAGAGACTCTCCCTCACCTCCTCCACGCATGAGAAAGAACTTGCCCTCACCACCTCCACGTAGAAGAAGGGAATCTCCCTCGCCACCTCCACGTAGAAGAAGGGAATCCCCTTCACGTAGAAGAAGGGACTCCCCCTCACCTCCTCAACGCATAAAAAGAGACTCTCCCTCACCTCCTCCACGCATGAAAAAGAACTTGCCCTCACCACCTCCACGTAAAAGAAGGGAATCCCCCTCACCACCTCCACGTAGAAGAAGGGACTCTCCCTCACCACCTCCACGCAGGAGAAGGGGCTCTTCCTCACCTCCACGCATGAGAAAGAACTTGCCCTCACCACCTCCACGTAGAAGAAGGGacaccccctcaccacctTCACGTAGGAGAAGGGACACCCCCTCACCTCCTCCACGCAGGAGAAGAGACACCCCCTCACCTCCTCCAAGGCATGAAAAATCTCTCCAGGAAGGACAACAGGGCCAGCGAAAAAGAAGTCACAGATCTATAACCCCTCCACAAATAATATCCTCCAGTCGTAACAAAACTCGACAATCCTCTTCTTCTGAGAGTAGCAATGGGAGCTCAAACAGTGACAGTGATCACTCGTCCCCAAAGAAATTGGTACAAAAAAAACAAGTCTCAAGCTCTGACACAGATTCAGATGCCTCTTCTCCTCCACGAAAAAGACGTCAATCTTCAGCTGATAAAAGTCGGGATTCAGCCGACAGTTCATCTGCTCCGTCTGCCAGCCCCGAGCCTAGACGTCGTCGTGACTACAGTCCTGAGATAAAAAGTCGTGAACGTAGATATCGACACGACTCCAGGTCACCTAGAAGGAGGAGTGGTCGCCGTGATCGTTCCCGGGAGCGTGACCGATCATTTGACAGATATAGAAGACGTAGTAGCCCTGGTAGGAGGGACTATTACCGTGGAGGTCGATAA
- the LOC135339902 gene encoding peroxisomal membrane protein 2-like: MTEKGRFLQKENLKGKLMAAQMERHNAVTYNSARISPTAVVALSAHRYIALYQDYLERHPVLTKALTSGILAALGDATSQLVIQIGKTGPKHYQWRSTAAFAGFSMVVTGPITHYLYQFLEAVVPRKSNFSSLRKVILERLIFAPPYLLALFYTVARMEGKSHSEAWSFIKAFFLSALIKNWIVWGVAQYVNMRFVPIKYRVLFANMISLVWNFYIAIIKR; the protein is encoded by the exons ATGACCGAAAAGGGGCGTTTCCTGCAGAAAGAAAATTTAAAAGGAAAATTAATG GCTGCACAAATGGAGCGACATAATGCTGTTACTTATAATAGCGCACGCATCTCTCCGACAGCTGTTGTAGCATTGTCTGCACATCGATATATTGCTCTCTATCAAGACTATCTTGAAAGGCACCCAGTCCTCACTAAAGCACTAACAAG TGGTATCCTAGCTGCGCTGGGGGATGCAACGTCACAGCTGGTCATACAGATTGGAAAGACTGGACCAAAACACTACCAATGGAGGAGCACAGCTGCCTTTGCTGGTTTCAG tatggtGGTCACTGGCCCAATCACACACTATCTCTATCAGTTCCTTGAAGCTGTTGTCCCTCGTAAATCAAATTTCTCCTCTCTCCGTAAAGTGATCTTGGAACGACTCATTTTTGCTCCTCCATATCTACTGGCCCTGTTCTACACGGTGGCCAGAATGGAGGGAAAGTCCCACAGTGAGGCGTGGTCATTCATCAAGGCTTTCTTCCTGTCGGCTCTCATCAAGAACTGGATTGTGTGGGGAGTGGCACAGTATGTCAACATGAGATTTGTGCCAATCAAG TATCGAGTGCTGTTCGCTAACATGATCTCTCTAGTGTGGAACTTTTACATAGCCATCATTAAGAGATAA
- the LOC135339903 gene encoding uncharacterized protein LOC135339903, whose protein sequence is MPIGKINSTSGKGADYSAGSQNIQHTVEQSGGKAQVGYQKTSAQHTYGAGALNIKASTEVPKVKENLVYGKADGSGTSQYGTGAMGIESAVNAPKIKHEGLSAVDKTVEQVHNA, encoded by the exons ATGCCTATTGGAAAGATTAACTCAACTTCTGGCAAGGGCGCCGACTACTCAGCTGGAAGCCAGAACATTCAGCACACCGTGGAACAAA GTGGTGGCAAGGCACAAGTTGGGTACCAGAAGACCTCTGCACAGCATACCTACGGAGCTGGAGCATTGAATATCAAAGCAAGTACAGAAGTGCCAAAAGTCAAAGAGAATTTGGTCTATGGAAAGGCTGATGGGTCTGGTACTTCACAGTATGGGACTGGAGCTATGGGCATCGAGTCTGCTGTAAATGCCCCCAAGATTAAGCATGAAGGGCTTTCTGCTGTGGATAAGACGGTAGAGCAAGTTCACAATGCATAG
- the LOC135339896 gene encoding serine/arginine repetitive matrix protein 1-like isoform X2, protein MYNGIGLTTPRGSGTSGYVQRNFAAIKPRKEKIEYKTGEDLARLERTLHREPNKEILEHSWKRSIELKCVVLQEELEEKGGYSEAEIQEKVANLRTSLLGNGYQSVGGSTNDTHQCAEANLKKNKELRRAFGIRENYVDGSSFSVMGKPEEAPEAAPEKVEESAPEVSRKRKPEASPSPDLSSDTESSSSEEEQRKKRRKHKSSHKKSKKSRKHKKARRHEATSSDEDEEISTKHSKKHKKNKESKKRKRRRRSPSSSLSSESGEASPFPQRKHSPPQERHDSSSEHEDSPPVIKMQPSPSPPQRRRNFPSPPPRRRRDSPSPPPRGRRDSPSPPPRRRKNSPLQPPRRRKDSPSPPPRRRRDSPSPPPRRRRDSPSPPPRRRRDSPSPPPRRRRDSPSPPPHMTKDSPSPPPHKRREFPSPPPRRRRESPSPPPRRRRGSPSPSQHIKRDSPSPPPRMRKNLPSPPPRRRRESPSRRRRDSPSPPQRIKRDSPSPPPRMKKNLPSPPPRKRRESPSPPPRRRRDSPSPPPRRRRGSSSPPRMRKNLPSPPPRRRRDTPSPPSRRRRDTPSPPPRRRRDTPSPPPRHEKSLQEGQQGQRKRSHRSITPPQIISSSRNKTRQSSSSESSNGSSNSDSDHSSPKKLVQKKQVSSSDTDSDASSPPRKRRQSSADKSRDSADSSSAPSASPEPRRRRDYSPEIKSRERRYRHDSRSPRRRSGRRDRSRERDRSFDRYRRRSSPGRRDYYRGGR, encoded by the exons ATGTATAACGGGATCGGACTGACGACGCCCCGAGGCTCCGGCACTAGCGGCTACGTGCAGAGGAACTTTGCGGCCATCAAACCGCGCAAAGAAAAG ATTGAGTACAAGACAGGCGAGGACCTTGCCCGACTAGAGCGGACTCTGCACCGGGAGCCCAACAAGGAGATCTTGGAGCACTCGTGGAAGAGAAGCATTGAGCTCAAGTGTGTCGTGTTGCAGGAGGAGCTGGAGGAAAAGGGCGG CTACTCCGAGGCTGAGATACAAGAGAAGGTTGCTAACCTGCGGACTAGCCTACTGGGTAATGGCTACCAGAGTGTGGGGGGCAGCACCAATGATACACATCAGTGTGCCGAGGCTAACCTCAAGAAGAACAAAGAGTTGAGGAGAGCATTCGGTATACGGGAGAACTATGTTGATGGCAGCTCCTTCAGTGTGATGGGGAAACCAGAGGAAGCCCCTGAGGCTGCGCCTGAGAAGGTGGAGGAATC TGCCCCAGAGGTTAGTCGGAAGAGGAAGCCCGAGGCCAGCCCCTCTCCTGATTTGTCCAGTGATACCGAGTCCTCGTCCAGTgaggaggaacaaagaaagaaaagaagaAAGCACAA ATCCTCTCACAAGAAGAGTAAGAAATCTCGAAAGCACAAGAAAGCAAGGAG ACATGAAGCTACTAGCTCTGATGAGGATGAAGAAATATCGACAAAGCACTCCAAGAAACATAAGAAAAATAAGGAGAGTAAAAAACGCAAGAGACGCAGGAGATCGCCTTCGTCTAGTCTATCGTCAGAATCTGGCGAGGCCTCTCCGTTTCCACAACGAAAACACTCACCCCCACAAGAGCGCCATGACTCCTCTTCAGAGCACGAGGATTCACCACCAGTAATAAAGATGCAACCTTCACCCTCTCCAccacaaagaagaagaaactTTCCCTCACCCCCGCCACGCAGGAGAAGGGACTCTCCCTCACCACCTCCACGCGGGAGAAGGGACTCCCCCTCACCACCTCCACGCAGGAGAAAGAACTCCCCCTTACAACCTCCACGCAGGAGAAAGGACTCCCCTTCACCACCTCCACGCAGGAGAAGGGACTCCCCCTCACCACCTCCACGCAGGAGAAGGGACTCCCCTTCACCACCTCCACGCAGGAGAAGGGACTCCCCTTCACCACCTCCACGCAGGAGAAGGGACTCCCCCTCACCTCCTCCACACATGACTAAAGACTCCCCCTCACCACCTCCACACAAAAGAAGGGAATTCCCTTCACCACCTCCACGTAGAAGAAGGGAATCTCCCTCACCACCTCCACGTAGAAGAAGGGGCTCCCCCTCACCTTCTCAACACATAAAAAGAGACTCTCCCTCACCTCCTCCACGCATGAGAAAGAACTTGCCCTCACCAC CTCCACGTAGAAGAAGGGAATCCCCTTCACGTAGAAGAAGGGACTCCCCCTCACCTCCTCAACGCATAAAAAGAGACTCTCCCTCACCTCCTCCACGCATGAAAAAGAACTTGCCCTCACCACCTCCACGTAAAAGAAGGGAATCCCCCTCACCACCTCCACGTAGAAGAAGGGACTCTCCCTCACCACCTCCACGCAGGAGAAGGGGCTCTTCCTCACCTCCACGCATGAGAAAGAACTTGCCCTCACCACCTCCACGTAGAAGAAGGGacaccccctcaccacctTCACGTAGGAGAAGGGACACCCCCTCACCTCCTCCACGCAGGAGAAGAGACACCCCCTCACCTCCTCCAAGGCATGAAAAATCTCTCCAGGAAGGACAACAGGGCCAGCGAAAAAGAAGTCACAGATCTATAACCCCTCCACAAATAATATCCTCCAGTCGTAACAAAACTCGACAATCCTCTTCTTCTGAGAGTAGCAATGGGAGCTCAAACAGTGACAGTGATCACTCGTCCCCAAAGAAATTGGTACAAAAAAAACAAGTCTCAAGCTCTGACACAGATTCAGATGCCTCTTCTCCTCCACGAAAAAGACGTCAATCTTCAGCTGATAAAAGTCGGGATTCAGCCGACAGTTCATCTGCTCCGTCTGCCAGCCCCGAGCCTAGACGTCGTCGTGACTACAGTCCTGAGATAAAAAGTCGTGAACGTAGATATCGACACGACTCCAGGTCACCTAGAAGGAGGAGTGGTCGCCGTGATCGTTCCCGGGAGCGTGACCGATCATTTGACAGATATAGAAGACGTAGTAGCCCTGGTAGGAGGGACTATTACCGTGGAGGTCGATAA